TGCCGAAAATCGATCCAAAGTCCAGAAGCCTGACGACGCTTCGTCCGCATGCATGGGAAGCGGAAGCCGGCACGTTTCAAACATCTCCGGTTTGCAACATTTGTTGCAGTCCCGTCGCGGTTCCGGGTGTTAGCCGTACAGTGGGAGAAAAGGACTATCTGGGAGGAAGTCAATGAAGATCGCTACCGTAACTCTTTCGACACTTGCAGCTTGTGTCGCCTTTACAGGTTTTGCCCAAGCAACCGAACGGTGGCGTGTTCCGCTTGCCATATCATCGAATCTTCCCGGCGTGGGGTCGGGGTATATCGACTGGGCCGAAACCCTCAATGCGATCGGCGGGGATCATATTCAGGTGCGGATTTACGATCCCGGCGAAATCGTCCCTGCTTTCGGCGTGTTCGACGCCGTCCGCGACAACCGCGTGCCCGCTGGTCTTGCCGTGATGAACTACAGCGCCGGCACCATTCCCGCCGGTAACCTGCTGACGGGAGTTCCGTTCGGTCTGGGCCCGTCGGAATATGCCGGCTGGTATTACACAGGCGGCGGCAAGGAACTGACCCAGGATCTTTTCAACAAGCATGGCGTCCACGGAATGCTCTGCCTCATGACCGGCCCGGAAACGGGGGGCTGGTTCAGAAACGAAGTCAGTGTGCCCGATGACATCCGCGGTCTGAAATTCCGTACCGCAGGGCCGGGTGCGAAAGTATATGAAAAGCTGGGTGCTTCGGTTACGGCCCTTTCCTATGGCGAGACATTCTCGGCGCTCGAAAGAGGGTTGATGGATGCGGTCGAGGCGTCGATCCCATCGGTGGATATCGCCCTTGGTCTGCACAAGGTCACCAAACATGCGTATTTTCCAGGTTGGCAACAGCCGGTCGGCGCGGGTCATCTTGTAGTGAATCTGGGTGTGTGGAACGGGTTGACGGACATCCAGAAAGCCCTGGTGGAAGCGGCCTGCGATGCCGCCGCCATCAAGAACATCCCGATTAGTGACGCCGTGCAGGCGGCTGCGATCCATACTGCGGTCGAGGCGGGCGTCCAGGTGCATCACTTCAGCGAAGAACTGCTTGTTGCTTTCGAGGCTGCAAGTAATGAGGTGCTGGCTGAAGAGGCGGCTGCGGACGCCGATTTCAAGGCCATCTATGAATCCATGGAAGCCTACAAGGCGCATATGAGCGAGTTGGGGCCTCTAACGGGCGGCAACTGAAACGCATTCTCCACAAGTTTCGATTGGAATGGAGCGTCCCCGGCCGGGGGGCGCGGAGGAGTCGCGATGAGTGTTCCGCAAACGCACGGCAGCACGGTGACATCGAGTGCGCACGGCATTCCGTTGCCGCTGCCGGAGACATGGATTTCTCGAACGATAGACGGAAGCGTTCGTGCGCTTGGAGGGTTGTTCTCCGCCGTATGGGTGCTTTTGACACTGAACATCGTCGTCAGCGTGTTTTTACGCTACGGCATGAACAGTGGCTCGATGTTCCTAGAAGAACTTCAGTGGCATTTCTTTGCCACAGGTATTGCGCTGAGCATACCCTATGCATTGTCCCACGACCGTCACATTCGGGTCGACATCCTAAGTGCGAAATTTCGCCCGCGTACGACATCCTGGATCGAATTCTACGGAATTCTGTTTCTTCTGCTTCCGTATTGCGTCTTCGTTCTCTGGTTCAGCTACGCGTTCGTTCGAAACAGCTTCGTGATGTCCGAAATTTCCCTGGCGCCGGGCGGGATTCCCTACCGCTGGATCATCAAGATGTTTCTTCCCCTATCGTTCTTACTATTGGCGCTTGCAGGCATAGCGCGTTTGTCGCGCTGCGTTGCGCATCTGCGGCTGTCAATCCGAAAGAGTAGAGAAGAAAATGTATTTTGAATTCACGGATTACATCGCGATCTCGATGTTCGTAACTTTCATCGGGTTGATATTTACCGGCTATCCCGTTGCATGGTGCCTCGCGGGTACAGCTATATTCTATACGGCTCTGTCCGTTGCGGTAGGTGAGTGGACGACGCTTGTCGAGAATTCGTTCTACCTGATTGACTGGAATTATTCGGCCTCGATTGTGGACCGAAACTGGGCAGTCATGGAGAACTGGGTCCTTATTTCCCTGCCGATGTTTATTTTCATGGGCTTGTTTCTGGACAAGTCGGGCGTGGCGCATGATCTGATGGTCAGCTTCGCAAGGCTTCTTGCCGGCGTTCGGGGAGGGCTGGCCATCTCGGTGGCCCTGCTCGGCATCCTTCTTGCTGCGTCAACGGGCATTATCGGCGCTTCCGTCGTTCTGCTGACCTTGCTGGGTGTCCCGGCTATGCTGAAGGCAGGCTATGACCGATCGTTTGCCGTCGGCACGGTGTGTGCGGTCGGGACATTGGGTATTCTGCTGCCGCCATCGATCATGCTCGTGCTGATGGCTGACCGGCTTGCGGTGTCCGTAGGCGACTTGTTCATGGGAGCGGTGATCCCCGGATTGATGCTGGGTCTGATTTATGTCGCATACATCCTGATCTGGTCGCGGTTCAGCAGCAAGGCGGCCCCGCCTCCGAGCGATGTCTCGCCGCTCGGACTTTGGGACGTCATCGAATTGCTCAAGTCGATGCTGCCGCCGATTTTCCTGATCCTTGCGGTTCTGGGCAGTATTTTTCTGGGCGTCGCCACCCCGACTGAAGCGTCAGGTATGGGAGCCGCCGCTGCCATGGCGCTTGCCGCGGCAAGAGGACGACTGACCTGGTCCATCTTGAGGGACGTTTCGCTCAGCACGATGTCCACGACAGGGTTCATTTTCGCGCTCATACTTGCAGCTACGGCCTTTTCGCTGGTGTTCCGTGGGCTGGGCGGCGACGAACTCTTCGAACGCGCCCTAGAGGCTGTCCCGCTGTCTCCGATCGGGCTCGTCGTTGCAATCCTCGCGGTGACGTTGCTGTTGGGCTTCGTTCTAGACTGGCTCGAGATCACCTTGATAATCTTGCCGCTCGTCGGACCCGTCGTGGCGAACATGGGCTTCGATCTGACCTGGTTCGCCATCCTGTTCGCGCTCACATTGCAGACATCGTTCATCACTCCGCCGGTAGGCCCTGCGATTTTCTACGCGCAGGGCGTCGCACCCAAGTCGATAACGCTGCCCGAATTCTATCGAGGTGCAATTCCGTTCGTCATATTGCAGGTGATCGCAGTTATACTTGTGTTCAGAATTCCTTCTCTGGCAACTTATCTTCCAAGCATTGCGTATTGATTGGCCGTCATGAGTAATTCATCCTCGATCAAAGTTCTGTTTTTCGATGTATTCGGCACCGTGGTGGACTGGTACTCGCAGGTCGTGCGTGAAGGGCACGCGCTGTCCAAAAAGACGGGTGTGGCGGTGGAGTGGGGTGAATTTGCAAGGAAATGGCGGGTCGACGGCTATCTGTCATCATTGCTGAAAATCTCCTCCGGCGAAATGGACCTGATCCCCACCGAGCAGATTCATCGCATCAAGCTGGACGCGCTCTTGGCCGAGTACGGGATTGCCGATCTCGACGAGAAGGAAATAGCG
This region of Mesorhizobium sp. CAU 1732 genomic DNA includes:
- a CDS encoding TRAP transporter substrate-binding protein, producing the protein MKIATVTLSTLAACVAFTGFAQATERWRVPLAISSNLPGVGSGYIDWAETLNAIGGDHIQVRIYDPGEIVPAFGVFDAVRDNRVPAGLAVMNYSAGTIPAGNLLTGVPFGLGPSEYAGWYYTGGGKELTQDLFNKHGVHGMLCLMTGPETGGWFRNEVSVPDDIRGLKFRTAGPGAKVYEKLGASVTALSYGETFSALERGLMDAVEASIPSVDIALGLHKVTKHAYFPGWQQPVGAGHLVVNLGVWNGLTDIQKALVEAACDAAAIKNIPISDAVQAAAIHTAVEAGVQVHHFSEELLVAFEAASNEVLAEEAAADADFKAIYESMEAYKAHMSELGPLTGGN
- a CDS encoding TRAP transporter small permease subunit, producing the protein MSVPQTHGSTVTSSAHGIPLPLPETWISRTIDGSVRALGGLFSAVWVLLTLNIVVSVFLRYGMNSGSMFLEELQWHFFATGIALSIPYALSHDRHIRVDILSAKFRPRTTSWIEFYGILFLLLPYCVFVLWFSYAFVRNSFVMSEISLAPGGIPYRWIIKMFLPLSFLLLALAGIARLSRCVAHLRLSIRKSREENVF
- a CDS encoding TRAP transporter large permease subunit, translated to MYFEFTDYIAISMFVTFIGLIFTGYPVAWCLAGTAIFYTALSVAVGEWTTLVENSFYLIDWNYSASIVDRNWAVMENWVLISLPMFIFMGLFLDKSGVAHDLMVSFARLLAGVRGGLAISVALLGILLAASTGIIGASVVLLTLLGVPAMLKAGYDRSFAVGTVCAVGTLGILLPPSIMLVLMADRLAVSVGDLFMGAVIPGLMLGLIYVAYILIWSRFSSKAAPPPSDVSPLGLWDVIELLKSMLPPIFLILAVLGSIFLGVATPTEASGMGAAAAMALAAARGRLTWSILRDVSLSTMSTTGFIFALILAATAFSLVFRGLGGDELFERALEAVPLSPIGLVVAILAVTLLLGFVLDWLEITLIILPLVGPVVANMGFDLTWFAILFALTLQTSFITPPVGPAIFYAQGVAPKSITLPEFYRGAIPFVILQVIAVILVFRIPSLATYLPSIAY